In Streptomyces sp. NBC_00414, a single window of DNA contains:
- a CDS encoding ABC transporter ATP-binding protein, whose product MSHVTATGPVLRLDGISHTYSGQRRMTTVLKNIDCSFERGVFYTILGPSGSGKTTLLSLASGLDTPTKGTVTFDGQDLTKLGLGRYRNKHAATIFQEYNLLTYMTALQNVTTAMEITGVKPTTGSRRARALQLLEHVGLDKAMATRNVLQLSGGQRQRVAIARAVACDVDILFADEPTGNLDEDTAQGIIDTFRELAHEQGKCVIVVTHSAQLTAQSDRVLTLRRGKLTQQVTS is encoded by the coding sequence ATGAGCCACGTCACCGCGACCGGTCCCGTCCTGCGACTCGACGGCATCAGCCACACCTACTCCGGCCAGCGCCGCATGACCACCGTCCTGAAGAACATCGACTGCTCCTTCGAACGCGGCGTGTTCTACACGATCCTGGGCCCCTCGGGCAGCGGCAAGACCACCCTGCTCAGCCTCGCCAGCGGCCTGGACACACCCACCAAGGGCACCGTCACCTTCGACGGCCAGGACCTGACGAAGCTCGGCCTGGGCCGCTACCGCAACAAGCACGCCGCCACGATCTTCCAGGAGTACAACCTCCTCACCTACATGACCGCGCTCCAGAACGTCACCACAGCCATGGAGATCACCGGAGTCAAACCCACGACAGGAAGCCGCAGGGCACGGGCCCTGCAACTCCTTGAGCACGTCGGCCTGGACAAGGCCATGGCCACCCGCAACGTCCTCCAGCTCTCCGGCGGACAGCGGCAGCGCGTCGCCATCGCCCGCGCGGTCGCCTGTGACGTCGACATCCTCTTCGCCGACGAACCGACAGGGAACCTCGACGAGGACACCGCCCAGGGCATCATCGACACCTTCCGCGAACTCGCCCACGAACAGGGCAAGTGCGTGATCGTCGTCACTCACTCCGCGCAACTGACCGCTCAGTCCGACCGCGTTCTCACCCTGCGCAGAGGCAAGCTGACGCAGCAGGTCACCTCCTGA
- a CDS encoding ABC transporter permease → MNFVKRAGTSLRARKARTVVLSGIFVVICTLLLGGFLLQAAAARQEADARRTIGVDVTVRGKGLGPAVADRLGRSAPVNRYNPVLPLKAEARGAQPLESDGPKPPGTRTGDRARHFLAVSGVRDSSMLLPFSYGSARITAGRGITPEDSGGQVAVVERRLAERNSLKVGDTVRVRSADHRRTVPLTIVGVFRDPTPDPPRWTPSHELPGNTLYTPVRVAQELGSDAAAVLSEAVFRIGSPEQAERLHAEAERLLGAGTFDFRVNDRAYRDQVRPIQQVGTFAGLIVWVIALAGALILALIVMLQVRERRDELGVLLAMGEKKRKLIGQHLVEVAAVALPAVAVAALAGQLAGQELGDALLDHRQGDVTPGQRQREPVAAGTPRAAVGPPAMDIGPVVLGKVAGIGLGISLVSTAVPGIGILRLHPRSILTHNE, encoded by the coding sequence ATGAACTTCGTGAAGCGCGCCGGGACCAGCCTGCGTGCCAGGAAAGCCAGAACCGTCGTGTTGTCGGGGATCTTCGTCGTCATCTGCACCCTGCTGCTGGGCGGTTTCCTGCTGCAGGCCGCCGCCGCACGCCAGGAGGCGGACGCGCGACGCACGATCGGCGTCGACGTGACGGTCAGGGGGAAGGGGCTCGGACCGGCCGTCGCGGACCGACTCGGGAGGTCGGCGCCGGTGAACCGGTACAACCCGGTGCTTCCCCTCAAGGCCGAGGCGCGCGGCGCACAACCGCTGGAGTCCGACGGGCCGAAGCCCCCGGGCACCCGGACCGGGGACCGCGCCCGGCACTTCCTGGCGGTGAGCGGCGTGCGGGACTCCAGCATGCTCCTGCCCTTCTCCTACGGGTCGGCCAGGATCACGGCAGGGCGCGGAATCACCCCCGAGGACAGCGGCGGACAGGTCGCCGTCGTCGAGCGACGCCTGGCCGAGAGGAACAGCCTCAAGGTGGGCGACACCGTCCGGGTCCGGTCGGCCGACCACCGGCGCACGGTGCCGCTGACAATTGTCGGAGTGTTCCGGGACCCGACACCGGATCCGCCGCGCTGGACACCGTCGCACGAGCTGCCCGGCAACACGCTCTACACCCCGGTGCGCGTCGCTCAGGAACTGGGCTCCGACGCGGCGGCGGTCCTCAGCGAAGCGGTGTTCAGGATCGGCTCACCGGAACAGGCCGAGCGCCTGCACGCCGAGGCCGAACGGCTGCTTGGCGCGGGAACCTTCGACTTCCGCGTCAACGACAGGGCGTACAGGGACCAGGTCCGCCCGATTCAGCAGGTCGGTACGTTCGCCGGGCTGATCGTGTGGGTCATCGCCCTGGCGGGCGCGCTGATCCTGGCCCTGATCGTGATGCTGCAGGTCCGGGAGCGTCGCGACGAACTCGGGGTGCTGCTGGCGATGGGCGAGAAGAAGCGGAAGCTCATCGGCCAGCACCTCGTGGAGGTGGCGGCCGTGGCCCTGCCCGCCGTCGCCGTCGCGGCCCTCGCGGGTCAGCTCGCAGGCCAGGAACTGGGCGACGCGCTGCTGGACCACCGGCAGGGCGACGTGACTCCGGGCCAACGGCAGCGCGAGCCCGTGGCGGCCGGGACACCCCGTGCGGCGGTCGGCCCGCCCGCGATGGACATCGGGCCCGTGGTCCTCGGCAAGGTCGCCGGCATCGGCCTGGGCATCTCGCTGGTCTCCACCGCCGTCCCCGGCATCGGGATCCTCCGCCTGCACCCCCGCTCCATCCTCACCCACAACGAATAG
- a CDS encoding alpha-1,2-mannosidase encodes MDPVFADFATRPAKLSNAVARQHRCVIAPSYVVVASGGRLDVDFMVPDGEEITEAVLRLSVLGAAAPIDAAVNGEPVVKGFQLPTDEGPDTVREYVLTVPGTALRPGANVLAIHNADEDEDEDDGVVRLRTVTLDSAQHDGRARRASGYGAGERSGWIFATERRRLGASAWQPAADLRFRIDRSETREKAGEWHPVTRLAWRGTTGAESSVAFRSDLSGFHGHFRDADGSLGELRGTLTGPLPQTGRVAGSAAQHFTTEEEHDGVWSPAGRLRLLLDDGGAPVDRVTWSDRSGATTSLSVLVPVAAGRPSGPGERRDVTELVSQVWASDEFTDFGEVAQNLIRSGGKWLAHEQDPELSFTFDLPVALSAYSLTSANDVPERDPEDWVLEGSPDGRSWTLLDSREGETFQGRYRSREFVLARSEAHRHYRLRITDNHGADETQLQEVRFFDGGATTAAPGVCDFVGHHQGADAEPVGYRGLRIPAPLSGADEEGGADAGELLAVDFSDTARNLQDAARLLEQLTRYLRP; translated from the coding sequence ATGGACCCTGTCTTCGCCGATTTCGCCACCCGGCCCGCCAAGCTGTCGAACGCCGTCGCCCGCCAGCACCGATGCGTGATCGCCCCGTCCTACGTGGTGGTGGCGTCCGGTGGTCGACTCGACGTCGACTTCATGGTGCCGGACGGGGAGGAGATCACCGAAGCCGTACTGCGCCTGTCGGTGCTCGGCGCCGCCGCGCCGATCGACGCCGCGGTGAACGGGGAACCGGTGGTCAAGGGCTTCCAGCTGCCCACCGACGAAGGCCCCGACACCGTACGGGAGTACGTGCTGACCGTACCCGGCACGGCGCTGCGGCCCGGCGCCAACGTCCTGGCGATACACAACGCCGACGAGGACGAGGACGAGGACGACGGCGTGGTCCGGCTGCGGACCGTCACGCTGGACTCCGCCCAGCACGACGGCCGGGCTCGGCGCGCTTCCGGGTACGGGGCCGGTGAACGATCCGGCTGGATCTTCGCCACCGAGCGCCGCCGCCTCGGCGCCTCCGCCTGGCAGCCGGCGGCGGATCTGCGCTTCCGGATCGACCGGAGTGAGACCCGGGAGAAGGCGGGGGAGTGGCACCCCGTCACCCGGCTGGCGTGGCGCGGGACCACGGGGGCTGAGTCCTCCGTGGCGTTCCGCTCGGATCTGTCAGGGTTCCACGGCCACTTCAGGGACGCCGACGGCTCCCTCGGTGAACTGCGCGGCACCCTCACCGGCCCGCTGCCCCAGACCGGGCGCGTCGCCGGATCCGCCGCGCAGCACTTCACCACCGAGGAGGAGCACGACGGTGTGTGGAGCCCCGCCGGCCGGCTCCGGCTGCTGCTCGACGACGGCGGCGCTCCGGTGGACCGCGTGACGTGGAGCGACCGCAGTGGCGCGACCACCTCGCTCTCCGTACTGGTCCCGGTCGCGGCAGGACGGCCCTCGGGACCCGGCGAGCGGCGTGACGTCACCGAGCTGGTCTCGCAGGTGTGGGCCAGCGACGAGTTCACGGACTTCGGCGAGGTGGCGCAGAACCTGATCAGGTCGGGCGGCAAGTGGCTCGCTCACGAGCAGGACCCTGAGCTGAGCTTCACCTTCGACCTTCCGGTCGCGCTGAGCGCGTACAGCCTGACCTCCGCCAACGACGTCCCCGAACGGGACCCGGAGGACTGGGTCCTGGAGGGTTCCCCCGACGGCCGGTCCTGGACGCTGCTGGACTCCCGCGAGGGTGAGACCTTCCAAGGGCGCTACCGGAGCAGGGAGTTCGTGCTCGCCCGCTCCGAGGCCCACCGGCACTACCGCCTGCGGATCACCGACAACCACGGTGCGGACGAGACCCAGTTGCAGGAGGTGCGCTTCTTCGACGGAGGTGCCACGACCGCCGCTCCCGGCGTCTGCGACTTCGTCGGCCACCATCAGGGCGCGGACGCGGAGCCGGTGGGATACCGAGGGCTGAGGATCCCCGCTCCCCTGTCCGGGGCGGACGAGGAAGGGGGCGCCGACGCCGGGGAACTGCTCGCCGTGGACTTCTCGGACACCGCCCGAAACCTCCAGGACGCCGCCCGCCTGCTGGAACAGCTGACCCGGTACCTGCGCCCCTGA
- a CDS encoding ABC transporter permease, with protein MNFVKRAGLSLWARKGRTLITLAAFLVITLMVLAGVLIDDATARAEQKAKRSVGAEVTLAIDMGQLGGGGGGGIQAPQIAASTVDRLGALPQVQKYTYSMWDRAILKKGTELVTDGVANTMGPGGTAGIGVLDTGLLSDFRSGRFTLLSGRHLTAADKNDKRLLIEERLARKNGLEVGSTITLGANEGKATAKFTVTGVYRDPRPGSEAEPEYGMNPANMLYGTVGGLAHLNSGTGGPLQVGKATFLLRDADDLRRFKDEARRAAGSELDGFALDTNDKAIEQMTGPLRSIRSTATLAMWLLIVAGAAVLALLVDLAMKQRRKEYGVLLAMGEHKGRLIAQQAVEIVAVAVLAVGLSSLFAQNLTQSAGQALLGREATEAQQRIDSWQPPAPGRTGLDEGIDPDDRPVDNADPIDRITVRLDRADLAAVGGVGLGIALLATAVPAASVLRLSPRSILTKGK; from the coding sequence ATGAACTTCGTCAAACGCGCGGGGCTCAGCCTGTGGGCCCGCAAGGGCCGGACACTGATCACCCTCGCCGCCTTCCTCGTCATCACCCTCATGGTGCTGGCCGGCGTACTGATCGACGACGCGACGGCCCGGGCCGAGCAGAAGGCCAAGCGCTCCGTGGGCGCCGAGGTCACCCTGGCCATCGACATGGGCCAGTTGGGCGGCGGCGGTGGTGGTGGCATCCAGGCACCGCAGATCGCCGCCTCGACCGTCGACAGGCTCGGCGCCCTGCCACAGGTCCAGAAGTACACCTACTCCATGTGGGACCGCGCGATCCTCAAGAAGGGCACCGAACTCGTCACCGACGGAGTGGCGAACACCATGGGACCCGGCGGCACCGCCGGCATCGGCGTTCTCGACACCGGTCTGCTGTCCGACTTCCGCAGCGGCAGGTTCACCCTCCTGTCCGGCCGGCATCTGACAGCCGCCGACAAGAACGACAAGCGGCTGCTGATCGAGGAGCGACTGGCCAGGAAGAACGGTCTCGAAGTCGGCTCCACGATCACCCTGGGCGCCAACGAGGGCAAGGCCACGGCGAAGTTCACCGTGACGGGCGTCTACCGTGACCCACGCCCCGGCTCCGAAGCGGAACCGGAGTACGGCATGAACCCGGCCAACATGCTGTACGGGACAGTGGGCGGCCTCGCCCACCTCAACTCCGGTACCGGCGGGCCCCTGCAAGTGGGCAAGGCGACCTTCCTGCTTCGGGACGCCGACGACCTGCGCCGTTTCAAGGACGAGGCCCGACGGGCCGCGGGCTCCGAACTCGACGGATTCGCGCTGGACACCAACGACAAGGCCATCGAGCAGATGACGGGACCCCTCAGGAGCATCCGCTCCACCGCCACCCTCGCCATGTGGCTGCTCATCGTCGCGGGCGCCGCCGTCCTCGCCCTCCTGGTCGATCTGGCCATGAAGCAGCGCCGGAAGGAGTACGGCGTGCTGCTGGCCATGGGCGAACACAAGGGCAGGCTCATCGCCCAACAGGCCGTGGAGATCGTCGCCGTCGCGGTTCTCGCCGTCGGCCTGAGTTCCCTGTTCGCCCAGAACCTGACGCAGAGCGCCGGTCAGGCACTCCTCGGCAGGGAAGCCACCGAGGCCCAGCAGCGGATCGACTCCTGGCAGCCTCCGGCTCCCGGCCGCACCGGTCTCGACGAGGGCATCGACCCGGACGACAGGCCCGTGGACAACGCCGACCCCATCGACAGGATCACCGTCCGGCTCGACCGGGCCGACCTCGCCGCGGTCGGCGGCGTCGGACTCGGGATCGCCCTGCTGGCCACCGCCGTTCCCGCCGCCTCCGTACTGCGGCTCAGCCCCCGCTCCATCCTCACGAAGGGCAAGTGA